The Candidatus Methanomethylophilaceae archaeon genome includes a window with the following:
- a CDS encoding leucine-rich repeat domain-containing protein: MGRAEKFRELFGIGGHPADPLMIPRLMQFGGFDPEDVYAVESACGLSPQKFVLCYSSSDLAEASVALKELSEGIQNIAPIVADMRKARGLEAIRMESGKDRASLLKLMIEESGKESLTENRMMDAGFPLADCLMVGYMERCCRKAFLRMAWDQDPSAARKAAESIADATGLDINELRSFMRDLRGDEPEDTETEAKPDPGLKFKKIRVSEAAITGYEGSEKCVIIPETVSVGGKDLRVTSISDSAFARNRELGMVKMPEGTVTIGKYAFFGCESLSDVDFPPTLRAIGDGAFSRCGSLREIKLPSSLESIGAQAFLGAPIEKAFIPGSVMLIGPHAFGSGTKLSGKKLRSDAALPDLQRLLGTPRRNLPVLRILQIGDYVVDHHDLPPIRGFAHERVSDFVPIGEGPEGVSRFVGLRLSG; this comes from the coding sequence ATGGGGAGGGCAGAAAAGTTCAGGGAGCTGTTCGGCATCGGTGGCCATCCGGCCGATCCCCTCATGATCCCGAGGCTGATGCAGTTCGGCGGCTTCGATCCCGAAGACGTGTATGCCGTCGAATCCGCCTGCGGCCTTTCCCCCCAAAAATTCGTTCTCTGCTATTCGTCCTCGGACCTCGCCGAAGCGTCCGTTGCCCTGAAGGAACTGTCGGAGGGGATCCAGAACATCGCGCCGATAGTTGCGGACATGAGGAAAGCGCGGGGCCTCGAGGCGATCCGCATGGAATCTGGGAAGGACAGGGCGTCCCTCCTGAAATTGATGATCGAGGAATCCGGCAAGGAATCCCTGACTGAGAACCGCATGATGGATGCCGGGTTCCCGCTGGCGGACTGCCTGATGGTCGGATACATGGAAAGATGCTGCCGCAAAGCCTTCCTCAGGATGGCCTGGGATCAGGATCCGTCGGCGGCGAGGAAAGCGGCCGAATCGATAGCGGATGCCACCGGGCTCGACATCAATGAATTGAGATCTTTCATGAGGGACCTCCGCGGAGATGAGCCTGAGGATACCGAAACGGAAGCCAAACCAGACCCAGGATTGAAATTCAAAAAGATACGCGTCTCTGAGGCGGCGATAACCGGGTATGAGGGATCAGAAAAATGCGTCATCATACCTGAAACCGTCTCGGTCGGCGGGAAAGATCTGCGCGTGACATCGATATCGGACAGCGCATTCGCGAGGAACAGAGAATTGGGAATGGTGAAGATGCCGGAAGGCACCGTGACCATCGGAAAATATGCGTTCTTCGGATGCGAATCCCTCTCTGATGTGGATTTTCCCCCGACCCTCCGCGCCATAGGTGACGGAGCCTTCAGCAGATGCGGTTCCCTGAGGGAAATAAAGCTCCCGAGCTCTCTGGAATCGATAGGGGCCCAAGCGTTCCTTGGGGCGCCCATAGAGAAAGCCTTCATCCCGGGGAGCGTAATGCTCATCGGCCCGCATGCTTTCGGGTCTGGCACCAAGCTCTCCGGGAAAAAGCTCCGATCAGATGCAGCACTTCCTGATCTCCAGCGCCTGCTTGGCACGCCCAGGCGAAATCTTCCTGTTCTCCGGATCCTTCAGATAGGCGATTACGTCGTCGATCACCATGATCTACCTCCTATCCGCGGATTCGCGCATGAGCGTGTATCTGACTTTGTTCCAATCGGTGAAGGACCTGAGGGCGTAAGCCGCTTCGTTGGTCTCCGCCTTAGCGGATGA
- a CDS encoding AIPR family protein, with protein sequence MDDIESFRRQYLEDIKADANATGAKASERFLAEATKEMAAYDVCPEAEPCFYRGTGKRNRAIEVHGYADTDGEGGLSDCTLSIFACDYSGEPDPPRMTETEFNDYARRCLAFIEESADGSIEAASDPDSAGHGLAKHIRMGYHRYDRIFIYVVTDRLRSVRFREIKDRDLGGKPVLLRLIDMAYIRETLGSSRPDDDRIINVSDFGFSAIPCVKAGSSNGCNSYIGSVPGLFLALIYRDYGSRLLESNVRSFLTVKTKVNKGIRNTIREDPGMFFAYNNGVALTASKVEIGPGGITSFTNLQIVNGGQTTVSLFKELKTKFKDKLSEIYVPMKLVVVSSDDAFDIVRNISIFVNTQNAVKESDLSSSSEFQIAMENASRSCSIPNSEAKWYYERTRGQYEQDSSKGTEDDRAKFRRTYDKSRRIDKIDFAKYRYLIDLRPDIISKGGQTCYSYFSRAVAKEFSEEPSSFGADYFKRVVSAAILYGDTYDAIGKSDWFKGSLRPQICAYAVSKVISTIRDRGYEIDWDEIWDRQSADESLVRFALSAGRVFQEYLSDISDAGGNPLQECRRETCWESFSAMAIPTDSAAFAHCLTSAQSAERIAASSAKAETNEAAYALRSFTDWNKVRYTLMRESADRR encoded by the coding sequence ATGGACGACATCGAATCTTTCCGCAGGCAGTATCTTGAAGACATAAAAGCGGACGCGAACGCTACTGGGGCCAAGGCATCGGAGAGGTTCTTGGCTGAGGCCACCAAAGAGATGGCCGCATACGATGTGTGCCCCGAGGCCGAACCGTGCTTCTATCGCGGCACGGGAAAGCGCAACAGGGCCATCGAAGTCCATGGATACGCCGATACCGACGGGGAAGGCGGTCTGAGCGATTGCACCTTAAGCATCTTCGCCTGCGACTATTCCGGAGAGCCGGACCCCCCCAGGATGACAGAGACCGAATTCAACGATTATGCCAGGCGTTGCTTGGCTTTCATCGAGGAATCCGCGGACGGATCCATAGAGGCAGCTTCAGACCCAGACAGCGCAGGCCACGGTTTGGCCAAGCACATCCGCATGGGATACCACAGGTATGACCGTATTTTCATCTACGTGGTCACGGACAGGCTTCGCAGCGTAAGGTTCAGGGAGATCAAAGACAGGGATCTCGGAGGGAAGCCGGTCCTTCTCCGCCTGATAGATATGGCATACATCCGCGAGACTTTGGGATCTTCCCGCCCGGATGACGATCGCATAATCAACGTATCCGATTTCGGATTCTCCGCCATACCATGCGTCAAAGCCGGGTCCAGCAACGGGTGCAACAGCTACATAGGTTCTGTCCCCGGGCTTTTCCTCGCCCTGATCTACCGCGACTATGGGAGCAGGCTTCTGGAATCCAACGTCAGGTCTTTCCTCACGGTGAAGACCAAGGTGAACAAAGGCATCCGCAACACCATCCGCGAGGATCCCGGGATGTTCTTCGCGTACAACAACGGCGTGGCGCTGACGGCTTCGAAAGTCGAGATCGGCCCCGGCGGAATAACCTCGTTCACCAACCTCCAGATAGTCAACGGCGGACAGACCACGGTATCCCTTTTCAAAGAGCTGAAAACCAAATTCAAAGACAAGCTATCCGAGATATACGTCCCGATGAAGCTCGTCGTCGTGTCTTCCGATGACGCTTTCGACATCGTCAGAAATATCTCCATCTTCGTTAACACCCAGAACGCGGTGAAGGAATCCGATCTCAGCTCCAGCAGCGAGTTCCAGATCGCCATGGAGAACGCTTCCCGCTCCTGCTCGATCCCCAATTCCGAGGCGAAATGGTATTACGAGCGTACCAGAGGCCAGTATGAGCAGGATTCGTCGAAGGGCACCGAGGATGACCGCGCAAAGTTCAGGAGGACTTACGACAAATCCAGGCGCATAGACAAGATAGACTTCGCCAAGTACAGGTATCTCATCGATCTCCGCCCGGACATCATCTCCAAAGGCGGGCAGACCTGCTACAGCTATTTCTCCAGGGCCGTGGCGAAGGAGTTCTCCGAGGAGCCGTCGTCTTTCGGCGCCGATTATTTCAAGCGCGTAGTCTCGGCGGCCATCCTGTACGGAGATACATACGACGCGATCGGAAAGTCGGATTGGTTCAAAGGCTCGCTGAGGCCCCAGATCTGCGCGTACGCCGTTTCTAAGGTCATATCCACCATCAGGGACAGGGGTTACGAGATAGATTGGGACGAGATCTGGGACAGGCAATCGGCCGACGAATCCCTCGTCCGCTTCGCGCTGTCCGCGGGCAGAGTCTTCCAGGAATACCTTTCGGACATCTCGGACGCAGGCGGGAATCCGCTTCAGGAATGCAGGCGCGAAACGTGCTGGGAATCCTTCTCTGCCATGGCGATACCGACCGATTCGGCGGCGTTTGCCCATTGCCTGACTTCCGCCCAGTCCGCGGAGAGGATAGCTGCGTCATCCGCTAAGGCGGAGACCAACGAAGCGGCTTACGCCCTCAGGTCCTTCACCGATTGGAACAAAGTCAGATACACGCTCATGCGCGAATCCGCGGATAGGAGGTAG